Genomic segment of Candidatus Protochlamydia amoebophila UWE25:
CAACATCTATAAATTTTGCATTTGCTTCGTCGAGTAGATCATTCGCCTCACCTAATTTGCCAAGGCGAATTAAATTTTGGGCTTGATAAAATTTCGAAATACCGATTTGATACGTGGAACTACATCTATCTTTATTTTGTTCAAGTTGCTCATAATGTGTAGGGACTTGATCGTTTTCATAGTGAGTTTCTGCATTTTTAAAATGTTTTAAAGCTTCGGTATAGAAAACCTGACTATCTTCTACAGTTTGGGCTAAATGCGCGCGCTTTATTGATAGTACGCCCCTATAAAAATCCAACCTGCCTCGAATTGCCCTATGCAGCAAATGCACATCTGCAAGATTCACCGCTTTGTTAAGATAGACCTCAGCTTCATCAGGATTTCTAACCGTATCTAGGAAATAGCGCACAACAGTCAAAAGTAACTGCATGGCAGCCTTAGGATCATCTGTAAGAAAAGCATCGAAATCTAAAACAGACAGACAGTGAGGTAACATTTTTTTAAAAGGTTCAACTGTTTCTCGATGTGCAGGATTATAATCTTTTACATGACGATAGGAGTTTAAAGCTGTAAGTATTTTTCTAGGAATTTTTCTAGGAAAAGGTTGAGTTTGCATCTTTTGCAGAACCTCTTGCCATAATTTATGTAAGGAAAAAGTTTCCTGATTGAAACGGGTCAATTCGTAAATATTTAAAGATTTTAAAATGTTGTAAACATACCTTTCTCTATCCCTGATGCTTTTTTTCTTTTCTTTCAATAAAGCATCGAGAAAATCTACAGGAATATTGTCTGGACTCAAATAAGCACAAGCCTGAAGACAATCAACGGCGTAAGGTTCTTCTTGTCGCAAATCTTCTAAAGTAATTGAATATGTCGCTGCTAAACTTACATGACGCTTATCAGGATCACTCATATCTAGAGGGGATTGCTCCTGAATTTGTTTTTTTGTTTTATATCTTTTCACATAATCTGCTATATCGAGTCCTGCCCTTGAAGCGATATAGTGAGCTGCACAATTTAATACTAAGGGAGAATAGTCGAGTTCTCTCGCTAGCTCTTCCATCTTTGGCGACCTTTTCTCATCTATAACTTTTTGGAGAAGATTCAATGCCTCTTCTTTATCAAAATGGCCTATTAGTAATCCCTTTTTAGAAGGGTTATGTTCTGGGCGAGTAATGATTAACATAGATCCACCTTTGCTAGGCAGTTGCTGAGGCAATTCTTTTGTGTTATCTAAGATGAGTAACCAGGGTTTACCAAAGTTATGTTTCTCAAGATGCAGCTTGATTTTTCCTTTTACTTCGTCAAGTGAAATCTCTTCTATCGGTTTATTAAATGGAATTTTTAAGACCCCGGCTAACTCTCGGTATCCCAGGTTTTGTGTTTCCCGTGTTGCTTCATCGATCCACCAGATTAAGGAATAATCTTCAAGATGAAGGTAGGCGTAAGCAATCGCAATTTCTGATTTACCGACCCCTCCATGCCCATAAAGAATTTGTTGTCCGCATTTATTCGGCTGGAGAAGGCTTTCCAACTTTTGCATAATTTTAGGGCGATCAATAAACGAAGGATGAGGTTCTATCAAATTGAAAAAGCCCTTGCGTTTTTTTTCCATTAGCTCAATAGGATTATAATGAAGAGGGCTTATTCCAATTTGGTTTGTTTTAGAGTTTGCTAAAAACTGACGTGCGGCAATTTCTCCTGATTCCAAAAGCTCTGCTTTTTTGTGCGGTGGTAGATCAAAATCCAATAATCCAACGCCTCGATTATCGATATTAATGTTTCGCAGATCTTGTTTTCCTTTATTTCTAAGAATATTTTCCGCTGAAGTATACACATTAATCAATTCTATAATAATCTCGTTAACAGTCGAAGGTTCTTTTTCTTCCGTATCTTCTTCTTTAGGCGAGTAGAGGTTTAATCCCCATGTAAACGGATTTAGCCAGTGATCATTTTCATTTTCCTCAGAGACGAGATCCCTTTTATATTTTTTCTTATCAAATATCCCAATGGGGTAGTTCATCAAAATTCCCCCATCCACATAAGTTCCGAGACTTTCATCCTGAATCCGCATTCCATTTACTTTTTTGCAAAGCGTGTGAGGTGAAAAAACTATAGGGATGGACATAGAGGCTCGCACAGCATCGGAAATGATAATGTCATCACAATTAGGGTCTTCCGAACTAAATATCCTCACCCCATGTTGTGGACCAAGCTTAGCTGCAACAATGTAAAGATGTTTAAAAGGGGAATTTTTTTCTGTTTTAATTAATTCGCGGAGTTCTCCAAAGGTGAGATGGTTTATTTTCGTTCCTTGATGTTTTTCAACTTTTTCAGTAAGTTTTTTTTCTATTAATTCACGCAAATACTCTCCCTTACAAAGGCCTCCGGATGCGTATCTTTCCTTTAAAATCTTTTTTTGATCACACGGAATCCCCCACCAATCCACCCAGTTAAAAATGAGATTGAAGGCAATCTTGAATTTGCTATTAGACACTCCTTTTTTTTGAATAAGTCCTACTTCTTCTTTAGCATCTAAAAGCACTTTTTTTAATTTTTCAATATCGAGTCTTAAATCGTCGGGATAGTCAAGAATCTTATTTAAGTCGATTTCATCTAAAATATCCCTTATTTCAGAACTTGTATAGCCTACAGAAATTAATGATGCAAAAATTGCTCCGGAAGAGGTTCCAGCAATCCTTTCTAGATTTTTTAAAGCTTCGTGTTCTTCCAATTTTTTTAAAACCGCAATATAAGCAATTCCCTTAGGTCCTCCTCCTTTAATGACAAGATTTTTCGGAGGCTGCGTTTTAGGATCCCATGATTCGCCTACAACATTTTTTTGAATAAAATTTTCTATTTCCTTATTATTGAGATCAATAGCGAGTTGTAAAGCATTTTGTCCCGAGTTGTTTTCGACATCTTGGCATCCTAATTTTAATAAAAATTCAAATGACCCTTCTTTCTTTCCCTTCACACACCAATGTAAAGGTGTATTTGATTCTAGATCTCGTGTATCGAGTTCCGCCCCAGCCTCGTAGAGAATTTTAATTGCAGCCTCGTCTCCCAAATAAGCAGCCAGACTTAGAGATGTTCTTCCTTTCGCGTCTTTTTCCTCAATCAGGGTTTTAGTTCTATAATCCTTTAAAAGATGAGAAAGCATTCCACTATTACTTGACCAAACCGCTAAGTGAAGAAGATTTCCTTCTTCTTCAAATTTCGATTTTATTCCCTCCTCGGTCAACAATAAATCAAAACATCCTTTGGCGCTGTGGCGAACACATAATTCAAGTGGACTAAGAGAATGAGATTTATACTCGAGAGGTAATTGAAGGTTAGCCCCTTTTTTCATTAAAATTTGCAAAATTTCTTTTTGATCCGATTGGATTGCTATGTGGAGCGGAGTCTCCCCTAAAGAATTTTTTTCTTCAGGAGTAAAACAGCCATAAAGTAGGGAAAAGATAACCGCATTGCCCTCCATAGCTGCTAAGTGAAGAGGGGTATTTGCATTATAATCCTTTTTTTTGAGACCGATTTTTAATTCTATCAAATTTTTCACAATTTCTTCATTATGGCATCCAATTGCATGCATAAGTAGTGTATCGCCACAAGAATCTATTAACAAAGAAAGCTGTTTAGCAATCGGTTTGATCTTATCCCATTCTCCTTTATTACAAGCTTCATAAGCTGCTACAAAACATTGGTTCCTCAAGCGACGAAGTTTTTCCGACGTCTCATGATCCTGTAGTAGAGGTAAATTAAAAACAACAGCTAACTGTTGCAACTGCTCATAGGTAAGCTGATTCTCAGAATCTACAGTTTCGTTTGCTGAAAGAGAGGTCAGCTGATTCTCAGAATCTACAGTGTTGTTTGATAAAAAATTTGATCCCATGCAAGCCAAAAAAAACACTGGTAATGCTAGATCACTATGAAGCTTTCCATGATCATTTGGCATGTGGCATAAAGAACGTATATGCAGCGTCCAGCGAGAATTCTTGTTTGTCGTGAATTTCGCATACGTAAATTTTTTCTGCTTTAAAAGAAGGGTACTTGCTGATGACGAATAGACACGGGAATTTTGTTTACCTAGAAATGATAACCCTCCGCCTTTTCTATCAAAACCTATTTTTAAAGCTGAAATTCTATTAGGAAAACAAGATGTTAAATATTGAGGACGAACTGTTGAAATACCCAGGGAAACATTTGTCATATTTTTCACTTCTTAAATTTTGCATATGGACCAACTTATTTTTTTTGAATTTATATTTTACCATAAAAGAAAGCAATAAAAAATAATTTGATTTTAACGTCTTTGCAAGGGTAAAGAAATAGCTTCTACGGTGACGTCGACATTAGCGGCGATTTCTAGCATCTACGTGCAGAAATGGGATAAACAGTTAATTGACCATGGTAAAACAAAATGAGGGCCTCAACCTGAATGATCGATACCGCAGATGATGACAATTGTTATTTTATTTCATCAATCGAACGATCGGATATATTCAAGCACTTTTATGAATATGTTCTTAAATACTTAGTTAGAGAATTTTCAAACTTATAATGAGTACTAGTCACTTTGTTTATTTAAAAAAGAATCTTTTTGTTCCTTTATTTGCTTAACTTCAAGACAGGAGAAGAGAAATCACAAGAATTGCTTTTATTGATTTTCCATCGATAAATGTTTGCCGCAATAAACGCATTAAAAAAAGTCTTCGAAGGTTTAGTAAAAAGAGAAAAAATAACCTCAGGATGATTTTTTGGGAACAAATTGCACCTAATGACCAATAAGAAAGGTGAAATTTGGCTTTTCAGCTTAACTCTGAAAATGTTGCTGATGCCTCTATTGCCGAGACTTTATCAAAAGGTGTTTTTGGGAAACTATTTGGTGATAAAGGGTATATTCCTAAACAGCTTTCAAATAGGCTTTTGAAACAAGGTCTTGAACGATTGACACCCCTAAGATCGAATAGGAAGCAGAAGCTGATGAATCTGACAGAAAAAAATTTTAGAAAACAAGCTATCATTGAAACGGTATTTAGAAAACAAGCTATCATTGAAACGGTAAATGATCAATTAAAAAATATTTCTTAGTTTGGATAGATACGCCATAGAAATGCCGGAATTTTTTTTAATTAATTTATTAGCTGGGATTGTTGCTTATACTCATCAACTTAAAAAGCCATCTATCAATTTACCAGAACAACTTCGTCTATTGTTATTCGCCGCTTAAAAATCCAAAATTCAGTTTAATAAAAAATTTAAAATCTTTACTTTTATAGTAAATATAAAGCTACCTTATATAATTCTTTCTTAAAAAAATACCAAAAACAAGCATTTTTACATTTATTTCTAAAGTCTGGTATAATTTTGGTTCACCAAACACAAAGAAAAGAGAATAAAAGAATAAAAAAATTTGAAAAGTCTATAGTGACGAAAACTTAGCTCAATCAATTAAAAATTACGAGCATTTTGTTTTTAAGAAATTTCAAAAGATCTCCCTCTTTATCTTACAATGATGAATTTCTAATCTTTTCAGGAATGAATGATGAATCAGGAAAATATTGTCCTCAAAAAAGTGCGTGTTCATAATCTCAAAACAGTGGATCTGACTTTAGAAAAGAATGAGCTCATCGTTTTTACTGGAGTATCGGGTTCAGGAAAATCTTCTTTAGCGTTTGATACCATTTATACTGAAGGGCAAAGGCGTTATGTAGAATCCCTTTCTACATTTGCAAGACGTCAATTAGGAGAATTGTCTAAACCCGATCTTGAACATGCAAGTGGAATTTCTCCTACAATTTCAATTGAACAAAAAACAGCTGGAAAAAACCCTCGATCAACCGTGGGGACGTTAACCGAAATTTACGACTATTTACGAGTTCTTTATGCTCGAATCGGGATCCCTCATTGTCCTGTTAGCGGGGAAGCTGTAACCCCTCAAAGTCGAGAAAGAATTATAAAATCTGTCCAAAATCTTCCCCCCAAAACAAAAATTATTATTTTAGCTCCTTATGCAAAGGCAAAAAAAGCAGAGTTTAAAGAAGATTTTCAAGAGTTAATCCGCAAAGGTTTTATGCGAGCCAGAGTGGACGGACACTTTGTGAATTTAACGGATGAACTGACCTTAGATGGAAATGTGACTCACGATGTCGATGTTGTGATTGATCGATTGACAATTGAAAATAATGCTCTATCACGAATTGCTGATTCGTTAACACAAGCTCTGCAACTTGGACAGGGTGTATGCAGCATATTAGACGCTGAATCAAAAAATGAGCAGCTTTTTTCTATGCATGCCTATTCCCCTCAATCAGGATTATCTTACTCTTCTTTAGAACCCCATGACTTTTCATTTAATAGCCCTTCTGGTATGTGTCCTCGCTGTCAAGGAATGGGAAATATTCATGAATTCAATTTAGATCTCGTTATTGATCCTAACCTCAGCATCGCAAACAATTGTTGCTCTATTGCTAGTCCTTATCAAACAGTTCGTTATGGAAATATTTACGACAATCTAGCTGAACAATATCACTTTAGTGTAAATACACCCTGGAAAAACCTCTCTGCAAGTGCCCGTAAAGTTTATTTATTTGGAACAGAAAAAAAATGGACGCGTATGCATTTTGTTCATCCCATCACGGGAGCTCGCTGGACAGATCATATTCAATGGAAAGGCGTTCTACACGACGCTCACACTCGATTTTCAGAAGCAAAAAGTGAAAATTACCGAAAGAAAATGCAAAAAGTCATGAGCATTCAAATTTGCCCTGAATGTGAAGGAACAAGGCTTAAACCTTACCCAGCTGCGACTTTATTAGGTGGTCAACGAATTAGCAAATTAACCTCAATGACTATTTTTGATTGCTCCGTTTTTTTTGAAAATTTAAAACTTTCACCACAAGACAGTTTAATTGCAGGTGAACTTTTAAAAGAAATTCGACAAAGGCTACAATTTCTATTAGAAGTGGGACTTCATTACCTAACTTTAGAACGGACCGCTCCTACCCTATCTGGAGGAGAAGCTCAACGCGTGCGGCTTGCCTCCCAAATTGGTTGTGGGTTAGTGGGAATTACTTATATTTTAGATGAGCCCTCCATTGGACTTCATCCTCGTGATAACCGAAAATTGATCGATACTTTAAAG
This window contains:
- a CDS encoding patatin-like phospholipase family protein, producing MTNVSLGISTVRPQYLTSCFPNRISALKIGFDRKGGGLSFLGKQNSRVYSSSASTLLLKQKKFTYAKFTTNKNSRWTLHIRSLCHMPNDHGKLHSDLALPVFFLACMGSNFLSNNTVDSENQLTSLSANETVDSENQLTYEQLQQLAVVFNLPLLQDHETSEKLRRLRNQCFVAAYEACNKGEWDKIKPIAKQLSLLIDSCGDTLLMHAIGCHNEEIVKNLIELKIGLKKKDYNANTPLHLAAMEGNAVIFSLLYGCFTPEEKNSLGETPLHIAIQSDQKEILQILMKKGANLQLPLEYKSHSLSPLELCVRHSAKGCFDLLLTEEGIKSKFEEEGNLLHLAVWSSNSGMLSHLLKDYRTKTLIEEKDAKGRTSLSLAAYLGDEAAIKILYEAGAELDTRDLESNTPLHWCVKGKKEGSFEFLLKLGCQDVENNSGQNALQLAIDLNNKEIENFIQKNVVGESWDPKTQPPKNLVIKGGGPKGIAYIAVLKKLEEHEALKNLERIAGTSSGAIFASLISVGYTSSEIRDILDEIDLNKILDYPDDLRLDIEKLKKVLLDAKEEVGLIQKKGVSNSKFKIAFNLIFNWVDWWGIPCDQKKILKERYASGGLCKGEYLRELIEKKLTEKVEKHQGTKINHLTFGELRELIKTEKNSPFKHLYIVAAKLGPQHGVRIFSSEDPNCDDIIISDAVRASMSIPIVFSPHTLCKKVNGMRIQDESLGTYVDGGILMNYPIGIFDKKKYKRDLVSEENENDHWLNPFTWGLNLYSPKEEDTEEKEPSTVNEIIIELINVYTSAENILRNKGKQDLRNINIDNRGVGLLDFDLPPHKKAELLESGEIAARQFLANSKTNQIGISPLHYNPIELMEKKRKGFFNLIEPHPSFIDRPKIMQKLESLLQPNKCGQQILYGHGGVGKSEIAIAYAYLHLEDYSLIWWIDEATRETQNLGYRELAGVLKIPFNKPIEEISLDEVKGKIKLHLEKHNFGKPWLLILDNTKELPQQLPSKGGSMLIITRPEHNPSKKGLLIGHFDKEEALNLLQKVIDEKRSPKMEELARELDYSPLVLNCAAHYIASRAGLDIADYVKRYKTKKQIQEQSPLDMSDPDKRHVSLAATYSITLEDLRQEEPYAVDCLQACAYLSPDNIPVDFLDALLKEKKKSIRDRERYVYNILKSLNIYELTRFNQETFSLHKLWQEVLQKMQTQPFPRKIPRKILTALNSYRHVKDYNPAHRETVEPFKKMLPHCLSVLDFDAFLTDDPKAAMQLLLTVVRYFLDTVRNPDEAEVYLNKAVNLADVHLLHRAIRGRLDFYRGVLSIKRAHLAQTVEDSQVFYTEALKHFKNAETHYENDQVPTHYEQLEQNKDRCSSTYQIGISKFYQAQNLIRLGKLGEANDLLDEANAKFIDVAKDVGEKEHFDSSRVLREKGIILWKQGDKVSAREQLIEAIKMKKRVCGNRFNHQPSAAATYEILGDICLDQNDRDAAIEAYREAININENLYGTEFYIKALRKKINSIIQEKNCIYDDSTNSTENTKVTP